In the Populus trichocarpa isolate Nisqually-1 chromosome 1, P.trichocarpa_v4.1, whole genome shotgun sequence genome, one interval contains:
- the LOC18109157 gene encoding beta-glucosidase 16, with translation MPRSTQKTATSLSSNPDGMVHSSEDGLKDSNLAAINRSNFPAGFIFGTASSAYQYEGAANEDGKGPSVWETFTKNFPANLEITMNEPLTFATDTGTLEWVSSECIGGVSSTEPYIVGHNMLLAHAAAVQRFMEPLKSGRYPVEMASYVQERLPQFYEEQSLMLKGSLDFIGIDYYTSTYASDIPCNTENLSYSTDYCVNLTSERNGIPI, from the exons ATGCCAAGATCAACCCAGAAAACTGCTACCAGCTTATCCTCTAATCCTGATGGCA TGGTTCACAGTAGCGAAGATGGCTTGAAGGATTCCAACTTGGCTGCCATTAATCGTAGCAACTTCCCGGCAGGTTTCATATTTGGGACTGCATCATCTGCTTATCAG TATGAAGGTGCTGCAAATGAAGATGGTAAAGGACCAAGTGTATGGGAAACCTTCACTAAAAACTTCCCTG CCAATTTGGAGATAACCATGAATGAGCCACTGACCTTCGCTACTGACACTGGTACCTTGGAGTGGGTCTCCTCTGAGTGCATTGGTGGTGTTTCTAGCACTGAGCCATATATAGTAGGGCACAATATGCTTCTTGCTCATGCAGCTGCAGTCCAAAG gTTTATGGAGCCTTTAAAATCTGGTAGATATCCAGTTGAAATGGCCAGCTACGTTCAAGAACGACTGCCTCAATTTTATGAAGAACAATCTTTAATGCTTAAAGGGTCTCTTGATTTTATTGGAATAGATTACTATACTTCAACTTATGCAAGTGATATTCCTTGCAATACTGAAAATTTAAGCTATTCGACGGACTATTGCGTTAACCTTACAA GCGAACGAAATGGAATTCCAATTTGA
- the LOC112326603 gene encoding tobamovirus multiplication protein 2A, translated as MARKSPLVAFFFQLINSFFTLSGLAIVSYALYCLLKLKAAAPPPHVHTKHEIARALLGSDQDISKWLSNKLPAAWFIYLLLVIGASLVIISSVGCIGTATRSPCCLCFYSLLLVALFVAQVGVASFMLFNHNWEQVVPNDRSGSFHSTYHFFTINWKIIRWVVIGALVLEAIAIVLALYLRYLSRVSYHLDYHRTVVYPDMTRRNSEKRRNPATAAPSATAAPSTRGTQEMTVARSTSKTGNRKTGGIS; from the exons ATGGCAAGAAAATCACCATTGGTTGCATTCTTCTTTCAGTTGATCAACTCCTTTTTCACCCTATCTGGTCTAGCCATAGTGTCATATGCGctatattgtttattaaaacTGAAAGCCGCAGCACCACCACCTCATGTTCATACGAAGCATGAGATTGCTAGAGCACTGCTGGGTTCTGATCAAGATATATCCAAATGGCTGTCTAATAAACTTCCTGCTGCTTG GTTTATTTATCTTCTACTAGTAATTGGCGCATCCCTCGTCATCATTTCCAGTGTCGGGTGCATAGGAACCGCAACCAGGAGCCCATGTTGTCTATGCTTT TACTCTTTGCTCCTAGTTGCGCTTTTCGTGGCTCAAGTTGGAGTAGCTTCCTTCATGCTCTTTAATCACAACTGGGAACAG GTTGTTCCTAATGACAGAAGTGGCAGTTTCCACTCAACTTACCACTTTTTTACTATTAACTGGAAAATCATCAGATGGGTTGTTATTGGTGCACTTGTTCTAGAG GCCATCGCTATAGTACTGGCTTTATACTTGAGATATTTGAGCAGAGTTTCATACCACCTGGATTACCATAGAACCGTTGTTTATCCTGACATGACGAGGAGAAATTCTGAGAAGAGGAGGAACCCAGCTACTGCTGCACCCTCAGCTACTGCTGCACCCTCAACTAGAGGAACACAAGAGATGACAGTCGCAAGATCTACTAGTAAAACAGGGAATAGAAAAACAGGGGGGATAAGCTGA